The genomic segment TGAGCTACTTTTTCAGGAAGGAACTTACAGCATACTCATTGAGAGCAGCTACAGTATCTGACAATATAGGCTACAATGTATCGAGAATATACTCCCCCACAAAACAGTGGTACTTTTACCTTTTAATGAGTTGATATATCTGATATGTGTTATATGATGTATTCGTTTGCAATAGAAGGACCTGAGACTTTATCTGAGTTTGTTTTCGACATGCTGGGGCTTACTTAATTCACAACAGGACAGGAAGTATGTTGAATAACTGCATGGTGCAATAGCACAGAGGATGGCCTGTGATTTTCCTTTTATGTGTCAAATCAGTGACACCTTTAGATGTCTTCAATACAGTTCTATTGCTAATTTCAACCTGTTGTAACTCTGTAACAATGCTGTAGTTACAACATGTCCTCCTTTTCGTGCCATATAGTGTTAACACTGAGAATAATGGGAGGTTTTGTAGAATATGTATACTCAGTCTGTGTGTGCTAAGGTATAAAATGGAGATCACAGCCCGCAGTCTACAGGATTGGCCTCCATCTGTAGCCTAGTAAGTGAGCCTGGTCTGTCAGCTGAAACAATCACTTAGCCTGGATCAATACTAGCACTAATGGAATTAGCCTTGAGGTACTGGGAACTAGCAGCTCTTGCAACATGTTgcaacatgttttattgtttgagCTCCTGACATGGCACACCCACTTCTTTtttcctgtcacacacacacttacaaaaaCACAGAGGCAATGTGGCTTCATTTGATCtggtttattttcttaaatattGATCATATTTCTGAAGTgctcagaaaacaaaacataaaaaaagaaattatacaGTATTCTTATTACAAATGGTAAACATAAGTACTCCAAGTTGATCTTATATACATATAACAATGAGTGAAACCCCATTAAAcaactttagaaaaaaaacaagtaaatcTTGAAGCTTTTTCTAACTGAATTTCTtacaattaagaaaaaaaaaagagtacatTGTACTGTAACTCAGGCAGCTTTTGTTACAACTTTTCAGCCATTTAGAGTTGGCCAACACGCCCATGTTTGAGGCCATTATGGCTACAGCAAGAAAAGTTTCTATTGTAGGTTCTTAAATCCTCTAATACTGAATGTCTCCTTTGATGGTCGTGATAAGGTCCATGCAGAGCTGGGTGTAAATCAAGAAAATTTCAGTCCTGTCCagttctgtaaaaaaaacccaGCACGAAACAGAAAGGTATCCTGCTCGCATACCCTCTCTGGTTCATGGCTACTGTCACTTTCCCCGAGCCCCTCTCTGGGACGCGCCACCAGGTAGCGCGTGGCACTCAGGAACTTAAGCGCGGCCCCCCCCAGGTCCTGTGGCCAGTGTCGCGCCACATCATCCCAAATCCCGTCACGATTTCAGGAGATACAGCCACTCACTATCACAAGACGCGtggtttcattcattcaactatAGTCTTTTGTCTCTCCGCCGCCGCTGACACCACCTCAGAAGGTCTGGAGCTGTTGCGTTAACATGAGCTGGCACCCGCTGTTGACGTGGTTCATCACCTTCTGTTTCAGCTGCGCCACCTGCTCGCGCAACATGTTGGCAGTGGACGCGAGCTCCGAGTTCTGGGACTTGAGGTTCTTCACTTTATCCTCCAGCCTCGAGATGCGCTCCAGCTTCCTCTTCCGGCACTTTGAGGCAGCGATGCGGTTCCTCATCCGCTTTCTCTCGGCCTTGATGCGCTCCTGGTTCTCCATGTCGATTGGGGAGAGAGGAGGCGTCTCCCCCGGCATCTCAGGCACGGTTTGGGGCTCCTCTTTGAGCGCCGTGAGCCGGTGGAGCTGGCCAGAGGATGTCTGCCCGTAGATGGGAAGCTGCGGCGGGGCAGCAGGGAAGGACATAGTCGGGGCTGAGGTGGTGTAATTCGGTGCCGAGACGGTGCTGATGGCCGGGTTAAAAGTGTTCAAGTCCTCATAAACCGGCGAGTCGGAGCGCATGGctgcgttgttgttgttgttgtaaacgGTGGCACCGGCTACAGATGAAACAGGCGGCAGGGAAGTGTTGACACTGGTCTGAGGAGCCGAGGTGACACTCACATTAGTTGTGCCCGGCATGTGCTGGTGGTGAAGCTCCGCCAGGGCTCGGACAAACCCCTCAGCGAAGCCCTCCTGCTCGTCCGTAACGTTCTTGGGACACATGAACTGAGTCGGGGTCGGCGTGGTGGTGATGAGTCCGTTGCTGGACTGGATGATGAGCCGCTCCAGCTCCGGGGAAGCCAGCTTCAGCAAGCCCACATCGGGAGAGGTGAGGATGTCGCTGGCTTTGGCGCGGAGGTGAGGTTTCAGAGTGCCCGTCGGATCGCTCAGGTTCAGTGTCATGTTGTGTTTCAGCACTTTGGGGTTGCTGTATCCGTAGCCGGCGTTGTCTTGCTGGGAGAAAGCGTTGAGTGAGTCATCATAGAAAGTAGTTTCCATCTTGGTATACATGGAAGAGAAACCAaagtagctaaaaaaaaaaaagaagtcttcTACAAAACTACTTttcgtcccccccccccacttctcTTCTTCCTGGTTTATCACTTGACTGAAAAACACTGGTTTCCAAACAAACGTCCTCTCTGCGtgaaaacttccaaactttgAGCGCGCACGTTCTTGACAGGAATCAGGACTTACTTCTTTCAGCCAGTGATGGTCGACTGTTCAGTGCTGAGTGCTAATAGCTCACAAAGCTTTTGCTAAAGTATCCAGACT from the Sander vitreus isolate 19-12246 chromosome 9, sanVit1, whole genome shotgun sequence genome contains:
- the jun gene encoding transcription factor Jun isoform X1, with product MYTKMETTFYDDSLNAFSQQDNAGYGYSNPKVLKHNMTLNLSDPTGTLKPHLRAKASDILTSPDVGLLKLASPELERLIIQSSNGLITTTPTPTQFMCPKNVTDEQEGFAEGFVRALAELHHQHMPGTTNVSVTSAPQTSVNTSLPPVSSVAGATVYNNNNNAAMRSDSPVYEDLNTFNPAISTVSAPNYTTSAPTMSFPAAPPQLPIYGQTSSGQLHRLTALKEEPQTVPEMPGETPPLSPIDMENQERIKAERKRMRNRIAASKCRKRKLERISRLEDKVKNLKSQNSELASTANMLREQVAQLKQKVMNHVNSGCQLMLTQQLQTF
- the jun gene encoding transcription factor Jun isoform X2 encodes the protein MTLNLSDPTGTLKPHLRAKASDILTSPDVGLLKLASPELERLIIQSSNGLITTTPTPTQFMCPKNVTDEQEGFAEGFVRALAELHHQHMPGTTNVSVTSAPQTSVNTSLPPVSSVAGATVYNNNNNAAMRSDSPVYEDLNTFNPAISTVSAPNYTTSAPTMSFPAAPPQLPIYGQTSSGQLHRLTALKEEPQTVPEMPGETPPLSPIDMENQERIKAERKRMRNRIAASKCRKRKLERISRLEDKVKNLKSQNSELASTANMLREQVAQLKQKVMNHVNSGCQLMLTQQLQTF